One Dokdonia sp. Dokd-P16 genomic window carries:
- a CDS encoding ExbD/TolR family protein: MNLRGRNKVSPEFSMSSMTDIVFLLLVFFLLTSPAITPDALDLILPKAKGKTSNKQNLSVSITKDLDYYVNKERVSENSIEGFITSELAGVEEPTIILRAEEGVPIENAVKIMDIANRNKYKIVLAVRPN, encoded by the coding sequence ATGAACCTGCGCGGAAGAAATAAAGTGAGCCCAGAGTTCAGTATGAGTAGTATGACAGATATTGTCTTTCTATTACTTGTATTCTTTCTCTTAACCTCACCTGCCATTACGCCAGACGCTCTAGACCTAATTTTGCCTAAAGCAAAAGGGAAAACCAGTAATAAACAAAACCTCTCTGTAAGTATTACAAAAGACTTAGATTACTACGTTAATAAAGAACGTGTAAGTGAGAATAGTATTGAAGGGTTTATTACAAGCGAACTTGCAGGAGTAGAAGAGCCAACTATTATTTTAAGAGCAGAAGAGGGGGTTCCTATCGAGAATGCAGTTAAGATAATGGATATTGCAAACCGTAATAAGTATAAAATTGTACTTGCGGTACGCCCTAATTAA
- a CDS encoding energy transducer TonB → MAFLDTIHKRKSFTISTIVMAIILLLMFVVGMKYLDPPEEGGIAVNFGTSEVGSGNVQPTKPIASAPKNTAPQPKPTVQEPEIKDEVVTQNIEDAPVIEEKPKEKPTPKVEKPKEKPIEKPVEEAKPDPKPDKSTTSALDALINGPKSNGASQAGEGDDNKAGDKGDPNGDPNASSYYGTGKGLDGDGNYQLGGRKALGKPKRQQECNEAGTVVVSIEVDRNGKVIKATPGVRGTTNNTRCLLEPAKAAALATKFNADSGAPSKQIGKIVYRFSLSD, encoded by the coding sequence TTGGCATTCTTAGATACCATACATAAACGTAAATCCTTTACCATAAGCACTATTGTGATGGCTATCATACTATTGCTCATGTTTGTAGTGGGGATGAAATACCTCGATCCACCTGAAGAAGGAGGGATTGCTGTAAACTTTGGTACGTCTGAGGTAGGTTCTGGTAATGTGCAACCTACAAAACCAATAGCTTCAGCACCTAAAAACACGGCTCCACAGCCTAAGCCTACAGTGCAAGAGCCAGAGATTAAGGATGAGGTAGTAACTCAAAATATTGAAGATGCTCCCGTTATAGAAGAAAAGCCAAAAGAGAAGCCTACGCCAAAGGTTGAAAAACCAAAAGAAAAGCCTATTGAAAAACCAGTAGAGGAGGCAAAGCCAGATCCAAAACCAGATAAATCTACTACGAGTGCTTTAGATGCATTAATTAATGGGCCAAAAAGCAATGGAGCTTCACAAGCAGGAGAAGGTGATGATAACAAAGCGGGAGATAAAGGTGATCCTAATGGAGATCCTAATGCCTCAAGCTACTACGGAACTGGAAAAGGGCTTGATGGTGATGGTAATTACCAATTAGGAGGTCGTAAAGCACTTGGGAAGCCTAAGCGCCAGCAAGAGTGTAACGAAGCAGGTACTGTAGTTGTAAGTATCGAGGTAGATCGTAACGGAAAAGTTATTAAAGCAACTCCTGGAGTACGTGGGACTACTAATAATACTCGCTGTCTTCTTGAGCCAGCAAAAGCCGCAGCGCTAGCAACAAAGTTTAATGCAGACTCCGGTGCGCCGTCCAAGCAAATAGGAAAAATAGTATATCGTTTTAGTCTCTCAGACTAA
- a CDS encoding bifunctional folylpolyglutamate synthase/dihydrofolate synthase has protein sequence MTYQETLDWLFAQLPMYQRKGAAAYKADLDNIKLLSEYLGNPHTQFKAVHVAGTNGKGSTSHMLASVLQEAGYTVGLYTSPHLKDFRERIKINGEMASKQFVMGFVKKHKAFFEEHQLSFFEMTVGMAFSYFATKKVDIAIIEVGLGGRLDATNIITPVLSVITNIGIDHTQFLGDTLPLIAAEKAGIIKEGVPVVIGEYHEETEDVFSTLSRKRNATLYKAYDFDLMSMQSDLIGSYQKHNIRTVQVAFSVLQGADFHVGIQHIAKGLKNVVKNTGLLGRWQILQELPKVICDTGHNKEGLTYVMEQLSKEKYKKLHIVLGVVSDKDLGSILPLFPSYATYYFCKPDVPRGMEVQLLRKTAETHRLNGKAYPSVKEAFSAAKKTAGASDLIFIGGSTFVVAEII, from the coding sequence ATCACTTACCAAGAAACTTTAGATTGGCTATTTGCGCAGTTACCGATGTATCAGCGCAAAGGAGCAGCTGCTTATAAAGCAGATTTGGATAATATTAAATTATTATCAGAATACCTTGGCAATCCACACACTCAGTTTAAAGCTGTACATGTGGCGGGAACTAATGGTAAAGGTTCTACAAGTCATATGTTGGCATCTGTATTGCAAGAAGCTGGATATACGGTAGGTTTATACACGTCTCCACATCTCAAAGACTTTAGAGAGCGCATCAAAATTAATGGTGAGATGGCAAGTAAGCAATTTGTCATGGGGTTTGTAAAAAAGCACAAAGCCTTTTTTGAGGAGCACCAACTGTCATTTTTTGAGATGACGGTAGGAATGGCTTTTTCTTATTTCGCAACCAAAAAAGTAGATATTGCTATTATTGAAGTAGGCTTAGGAGGTAGACTAGATGCTACTAATATTATAACGCCTGTATTGTCTGTTATTACTAATATTGGTATTGATCATACTCAATTTCTGGGCGATACATTACCACTTATTGCCGCCGAAAAAGCGGGAATTATAAAAGAAGGTGTTCCAGTAGTGATAGGAGAGTATCATGAGGAGACAGAAGATGTTTTTAGTACGCTTTCGCGAAAGCGTAACGCAACACTATACAAAGCCTACGATTTTGATTTAATGTCTATGCAGTCAGATTTGATAGGTTCATACCAGAAACATAATATTAGAACCGTTCAAGTAGCATTTTCAGTATTACAAGGCGCAGATTTTCATGTAGGAATACAGCACATTGCAAAAGGACTTAAAAATGTAGTTAAGAATACAGGGCTTCTAGGTCGATGGCAAATATTACAAGAATTGCCAAAGGTGATTTGTGATACAGGGCACAATAAAGAGGGGCTGACTTATGTCATGGAGCAGCTAAGTAAGGAGAAATATAAAAAATTACATATTGTATTAGGTGTAGTGTCGGATAAGGATCTTGGGAGCATTTTGCCTCTTTTTCCAAGTTATGCAACTTATTATTTTTGTAAACCAGATGTGCCGAGAGGAATGGAGGTACAATTGTTAAGAAAAACGGCAGAGACTCACCGATTGAATGGAAAAGCGTATCCTAGTGTAAAAGAAGCCTTTAGTGCTGCAAAAAAGACCGCTGGCGCAAGCGATCTTATATTTATAGGCGGGAGTACTTTTGTGGTAGCAGAAATTATTTAA
- a CDS encoding GIY-YIG nuclease family protein, translating to MSFYVYILFSSSLNRYYIGSTNDLEERLKKHSFIKLN from the coding sequence ATGAGTTTTTACGTTTACATATTATTTTCTTCTAGCCTCAATCGATATTACATTGGTTCAACTAATGATCTAGAAGAACGTCTCAAAAAGCATTCTTTTATAAAATTAAATTAA
- a CDS encoding ABC transporter ATP-binding protein, which translates to MILSLKNVSKTYSNGVKALDDVTIDIKAGMFGLLGPNGAGKSSLMRTIATLQEPDTGSIEFNGLDILNNKIEFRKTLGYLPQEFGVYPKMSASDLLHYFASLKGITNKAERNAIVDKALEVTNLSDVRDKHVAGYSGGMKQRFGIAQLLLNNPKLIIVDEPTAGLDPAERHRFLNVLREIGTNHIVIFSTHIVDDVKELCTDMAILNGGRILSQSTPKELVQSLSGHIWKISASRDKIDELQKQYNVISSSFNDTNDLDVRVYSTTSPGEGFESAVATLEDVYFTTLNQNQPENVQ; encoded by the coding sequence ATGATTCTCAGTTTAAAGAATGTTTCAAAAACATATAGCAATGGTGTAAAAGCCTTAGATGATGTCACTATAGATATTAAGGCAGGAATGTTTGGTCTTTTAGGACCTAACGGTGCAGGAAAATCATCTCTTATGAGAACCATTGCCACGCTTCAAGAACCAGATACAGGAAGTATAGAGTTTAATGGACTTGATATTCTTAACAATAAAATTGAGTTTAGAAAAACCTTAGGCTATTTACCACAAGAATTTGGGGTGTACCCAAAAATGAGCGCAAGCGACCTCTTACATTATTTTGCAAGTTTGAAAGGGATTACAAATAAAGCAGAGCGCAATGCAATTGTAGATAAAGCACTTGAGGTTACTAACCTTAGTGATGTGCGCGATAAGCACGTTGCAGGCTACTCTGGAGGGATGAAACAACGTTTTGGTATTGCACAACTCTTACTTAATAATCCTAAACTTATTATTGTAGATGAGCCTACTGCTGGACTAGATCCTGCAGAGAGACATCGATTTTTAAATGTATTACGTGAGATAGGGACTAATCACATTGTTATTTTCTCTACGCATATTGTAGATGACGTTAAGGAACTATGTACTGATATGGCAATTCTCAATGGAGGAAGAATCTTATCTCAGAGCACACCAAAAGAGCTAGTACAAAGTCTATCTGGTCATATCTGGAAGATAAGTGCTTCTAGAGATAAAATAGATGAGTTACAAAAGCAATACAATGTGATTTCTTCAAGCTTTAATGATACCAATGATTTAGATGTGAGAGTCTATAGTACAACCTCGCCAGGAGAAGGTTTTGAATCTGCTGTTGCAACCTTAGAGGACGTATATTTTACTACGTTAAATCAGAACCAACCTGAAAACGTACAGTAA
- a CDS encoding ABC transporter permease/M1 family aminopeptidase produces the protein MFSTIYLHEIRTWFKKPLFYIFAAIMFLLGVLIMAAGLGVFSSDNVTVTSNVYLNSPLAITGILSQLALLSYLLIPSITGGTIDRDFKNNMHNVLYSYPLTKVQYLLAKFSAAITVNLCIAAATILGLLIGSILPGANEELLGPFGLWNYVQPFAFIIFPNVLFYSAIVFAIVVFTRNMNIGFMSILTMIIIQLIATSMADNADDKFWFSLLDPMANVALADATEYWTPIEQNNRSIPMVGALLYNRLLWAAISFAILFGIIARFNFSQHAMTIRLFKKKTVRATKKNFSEVRNIEMPAVSTDFSFVGQLKTLWLLVKSDTKYIITGWPFIIISFLAIVLTIVMMSFSQLIFNTAILPKTWTMLAEPSAYIIIFSFLLIHLYAGFLMDRSRAAHLNQIVDVTPTKDWVFLVSKGISLFLMTGFLQVVLILCGLAFQTANGFYDYQIDLYVFQAFFINIWKYIPWILMALLVHTLIKNKWLGLVTLLVLAVAIPLLQSAIGVEQAIYDFNSGGTPSPSDFDGYGTVLPRFYTFRVYWISFGVILLMAAILFYRRGVGTNVKGRIAFAKARLSTPIIATAVVSLAIFLGIGSYSWYVNNVENELLTGKEREELRVQAERDLGKYAGIPQPRLIAVNTFMDMYPKTRDFKAGATFTMVNKDSVAIDTLHVNLTDYPTEITLDRDAEVVYDNEDYNYKMYAFSKPMKPGDTLVFKFTMHNEENKFLDDKSPISTNGTFVNYGMFPSIGYNDNFELRNTQLREKYELAPKDRLPDPNAPGARDRSYIGGYSDWIDFEATLSTSPEQIAIAPGYLIKEWEEDGRKYFHYKMDSKMLNFYSFLSAEYEVMREEYQGINLEIYYNPGHTYNLDRMMNGMKKGLAYYNENYTPYQHKQVRIIEFPKAYGSFAQAFANTIPFSEGVGFVADVDDEDQDAVDYPLAITAHELAHQWWAHQVIGAQAKGATLLSESMSEYSSLKVLEKTYGKNQMRRFLKDAMDGYLTGRTGEQIKEQPLMYNENQQYIHYQKGSLVLYAMSDYLGEDVFNGVAKRFAEKYQFKGRPYPVATEFVADIKAVTPDSLKYLVTDMFETITLYDNKVEDATYTQLPDGNYAVHIDAIISKYRSKKKGKKEYKSIAGDSLSFTPEGEEDAIASLPLADYIELGIFGEEDEETGAENVLYLKKVKVSDINNSFDIIVSKKPVEAGVDPFNKLIDRRGSDNRMKVKEALDNITSK, from the coding sequence ATGTTCAGCACAATATATCTACACGAAATAAGAACGTGGTTTAAGAAACCGCTTTTTTACATTTTTGCAGCAATTATGTTTTTACTAGGTGTCTTGATTATGGCAGCTGGTTTAGGCGTGTTTAGTAGTGATAATGTCACAGTAACGAGCAATGTATATCTTAATAGTCCGCTGGCAATAACAGGCATTTTATCCCAGCTGGCATTGTTGTCCTATTTATTAATTCCATCAATTACTGGAGGAACTATAGATAGAGATTTTAAAAATAACATGCATAATGTATTGTACTCTTATCCTCTTACAAAGGTGCAGTACCTTCTAGCAAAGTTCTCTGCAGCAATAACGGTAAATCTTTGTATCGCCGCTGCGACCATTTTAGGATTACTGATAGGTTCTATATTACCTGGCGCAAATGAAGAACTCTTGGGGCCTTTTGGACTATGGAATTACGTGCAGCCGTTTGCTTTTATCATTTTTCCTAACGTACTTTTTTATAGTGCGATAGTTTTTGCTATTGTGGTGTTTACACGTAATATGAATATAGGTTTCATGTCCATACTTACCATGATTATCATACAGCTTATCGCTACAAGCATGGCTGATAATGCAGATGATAAATTCTGGTTCTCATTATTAGACCCTATGGCAAATGTGGCACTGGCAGATGCTACAGAGTACTGGACTCCAATTGAGCAAAATAACCGCTCTATCCCTATGGTGGGAGCATTGCTGTATAATCGTTTGTTATGGGCGGCGATTTCGTTTGCAATTTTATTTGGGATTATAGCACGCTTTAATTTTTCTCAACATGCAATGACCATTCGTCTTTTCAAGAAAAAGACGGTAAGAGCAACTAAGAAAAACTTTAGTGAAGTAAGAAACATTGAAATGCCAGCAGTATCTACAGATTTCTCTTTTGTAGGGCAGTTAAAAACATTGTGGCTATTGGTTAAAAGTGACACTAAATATATCATTACAGGCTGGCCCTTTATTATTATCAGTTTTCTAGCCATTGTACTTACCATTGTAATGATGAGTTTTTCTCAGCTCATTTTTAACACGGCTATATTACCAAAAACGTGGACCATGCTTGCAGAGCCATCTGCATACATTATCATATTTTCATTTTTACTTATTCATCTGTATGCTGGATTCTTGATGGATCGCTCTAGGGCAGCTCATCTCAACCAGATAGTCGATGTAACGCCTACAAAAGACTGGGTATTTCTAGTGTCAAAAGGGATATCGCTATTTCTTATGACAGGCTTTTTACAAGTAGTACTTATTCTTTGTGGTCTAGCATTTCAAACGGCAAATGGCTTTTATGATTACCAGATAGACCTTTATGTATTTCAAGCTTTTTTTATCAATATCTGGAAGTATATTCCGTGGATTTTGATGGCGCTTTTGGTGCATACCTTGATTAAAAATAAATGGCTTGGCCTAGTAACTTTATTAGTGCTTGCTGTCGCGATTCCGCTATTGCAAAGTGCAATTGGAGTAGAGCAGGCTATTTATGATTTTAATTCGGGTGGTACACCTAGCCCTTCAGATTTTGATGGTTATGGTACGGTGTTGCCTCGTTTCTATACGTTTAGGGTGTATTGGATTTCATTTGGCGTTATTCTTTTAATGGCAGCTATCTTATTCTACAGACGCGGTGTGGGGACCAATGTAAAAGGTCGTATCGCTTTCGCGAAAGCGAGATTATCTACACCCATCATAGCAACAGCAGTAGTTTCTCTAGCAATATTTTTAGGTATAGGTAGCTACTCTTGGTATGTAAATAACGTGGAGAATGAATTACTCACAGGAAAAGAACGTGAAGAACTACGCGTACAAGCCGAAAGAGACTTAGGAAAGTATGCAGGAATACCACAACCTAGACTTATTGCTGTAAATACCTTTATGGATATGTATCCGAAAACCAGAGACTTTAAGGCGGGAGCCACCTTCACGATGGTTAATAAGGATAGTGTAGCCATAGATACCTTACATGTGAACCTCACAGATTACCCTACAGAAATCACGCTAGATAGAGATGCAGAAGTGGTTTATGATAATGAAGATTACAACTATAAAATGTATGCTTTTAGTAAGCCTATGAAGCCTGGAGATACTTTAGTGTTTAAGTTTACCATGCATAATGAGGAGAACAAATTTCTAGATGATAAGTCGCCTATTTCTACTAATGGAACCTTTGTCAACTATGGTATGTTTCCTTCTATAGGCTACAATGATAATTTTGAATTAAGAAACACACAACTACGTGAAAAGTATGAGCTAGCACCTAAGGACCGCTTACCAGATCCAAATGCTCCAGGGGCAAGAGATCGTAGTTATATAGGTGGTTATAGTGACTGGATAGACTTTGAGGCTACATTAAGTACTTCTCCGGAGCAAATAGCGATTGCGCCAGGCTATCTCATTAAGGAGTGGGAAGAAGATGGAAGAAAGTATTTCCACTACAAAATGGATTCAAAAATGCTCAATTTCTATTCTTTCTTAAGTGCAGAATATGAAGTGATGCGAGAAGAATACCAGGGGATTAATCTTGAGATTTATTACAATCCTGGTCATACGTATAACCTTGATCGTATGATGAATGGTATGAAAAAGGGGCTTGCTTATTACAACGAGAATTATACACCTTACCAGCATAAACAAGTCCGTATCATAGAGTTTCCTAAGGCTTATGGAAGCTTTGCACAGGCCTTTGCAAACACAATCCCTTTTAGCGAAGGGGTAGGTTTTGTGGCAGATGTAGATGATGAGGATCAAGATGCGGTTGATTATCCGCTCGCAATAACGGCACATGAGCTAGCACACCAGTGGTGGGCACATCAAGTAATAGGAGCACAGGCTAAAGGAGCTACACTGCTTTCAGAAAGTATGTCTGAGTATAGTTCGCTCAAGGTGCTTGAGAAAACCTATGGTAAAAACCAGATGCGTCGTTTCTTAAAAGACGCGATGGATGGATATCTTACGGGTAGAACTGGCGAGCAGATTAAGGAGCAGCCGTTAATGTATAATGAAAATCAACAGTATATTCATTACCAGAAGGGATCATTAGTATTATATGCTATGAGCGATTACTTAGGAGAAGATGTCTTTAACGGTGTAGCAAAACGCTTTGCCGAGAAATATCAATTTAAAGGACGTCCTTACCCTGTAGCAACAGAATTTGTGGCAGATATAAAAGCAGTGACGCCAGACTCGCTCAAATATCTAGTTACAGATATGTTTGAGACCATCACGCTATATGATAACAAAGTAGAAGATGCTACATATACACAATTACCAGATGGTAACTATGCTGTGCATATAGATGCGATTATAAGCAAGTATCGTTCTAAAAAGAAAGGTAAAAAAGAATACAAGTCTATCGCGGGCGATAGCCTTTCCTTTACACCGGAGGGTGAGGAGGATGCAATTGCATCATTACCACTAGCAGATTATATTGAGCTAGGAATTTTTGGCGAAGAGGATGAGGAAACAGGAGCAGAGAATGTGCTGTACCTTAAGAAAGTCAAAGTGAGTGATATCAATAATAGTTTTGATATTATAGTAAGTAAAAAACCAGTAGAAGCTGGAGTAGATCCTTTCAATAAATTAATAGACCGTCGAGGTAGCGATAATCGAATGAAGGTAAAAGAAGCGCTAGACAATATTACGAGTAAGTAA
- a CDS encoding glycoside hydrolase family 5 protein → MKLHTYKYAVLLLLSIFALGCSNSEDPESSSQNPPEEETPVEAANIDIPGTVRDITSADLVSEMGIGWNLGNSLDVKDADKTLWGNPLPSQAIIDKVYSMGFRTLRVPVSWNWDMQSTAPYTVNEDFLTQVQETVNFGISKGMHVIIDVHHDEDWLRPTNAAAPMVKPRLASLWTQIANRFNTYGDKLIFETLNETRLLNSPEEWSGGTEEGRSVINEYHETALNAIRATGGNNARRHVMMSTYAASTLPVAMNALVVPDDSNIIISLHTYFPWPFTGEEGGTTEWGTDQEKAQLENEFEYIKNKWIVQEGRPVILGEWGAIDRSNLANREAYAQFYVEKSMERGLLPIVWDDGGNFRLLDRQNLDWHFPSIADIIVEAAN, encoded by the coding sequence ATGAAATTACACACTTACAAGTACGCCGTGCTGCTGCTCCTTAGCATCTTTGCTTTAGGATGCTCTAACAGCGAAGATCCAGAATCATCAAGCCAGAATCCTCCAGAAGAGGAAACACCTGTTGAAGCTGCAAACATAGATATTCCTGGCACTGTTAGGGATATAACATCTGCAGATCTTGTTTCAGAGATGGGCATAGGGTGGAACTTAGGAAATAGCCTTGATGTAAAAGATGCAGATAAAACATTATGGGGAAATCCATTACCATCTCAAGCAATTATAGACAAAGTCTATAGTATGGGCTTTAGAACATTACGAGTTCCGGTAAGCTGGAATTGGGACATGCAATCTACTGCGCCGTATACCGTTAATGAGGACTTTTTAACGCAAGTTCAAGAAACTGTAAACTTCGGTATAAGTAAAGGAATGCACGTAATTATAGACGTTCATCACGATGAAGACTGGTTACGCCCTACAAATGCAGCTGCACCTATGGTGAAGCCACGCCTTGCAAGCCTATGGACACAAATTGCAAATCGTTTCAATACTTATGGTGATAAGCTTATTTTTGAAACCCTTAATGAGACAAGACTTCTTAACTCACCAGAAGAATGGTCTGGAGGTACAGAAGAAGGAAGATCTGTTATCAATGAATATCATGAGACAGCACTTAATGCTATAAGAGCTACAGGAGGAAATAATGCAAGACGTCACGTTATGATGAGCACCTATGCTGCAAGTACTCTCCCAGTAGCAATGAACGCTCTTGTGGTGCCAGATGATAGTAATATTATCATTTCTCTACATACTTATTTTCCTTGGCCATTTACAGGTGAAGAAGGAGGAACTACAGAGTGGGGCACAGATCAAGAAAAAGCACAACTTGAAAATGAATTTGAATACATAAAAAATAAGTGGATTGTACAAGAAGGCAGACCTGTAATCCTAGGAGAATGGGGTGCAATAGATCGTTCAAACCTTGCTAACCGTGAGGCATACGCACAATTTTATGTAGAGAAGAGCATGGAACGTGGTTTATTACCAATTGTTTGGGATGATGGAGGTAACTTTAGACTTTTAGATAGACAGAATCTAGATTGGCATTTCCCATCAATAGCAGATATAATTGTTGAAGCTGCAAACTAA
- a CDS encoding TolC family protein: MRLLIKYTVLVLCYAFAKAGLAQTPVLSPQSISFEEYLGYVKQHHPLIKQAELVLSTGEANLLKARGGFDPKIEVDYDRKKFKDTEYFDQLNATFKIPTWYGIELKGSFEENTGEFLNPNLTVPEDGLYSAGVSFALAQGLLINERMATLKKARFFEQQTIADRDLLVNNLIYEASLAYFDWVETENEKDIYDTFLKNATTRLDAVTRSVAEGDKAAIDITEARITAQTRRLDLEAASLKAQKARLIASNFLWIDGIPLEIQETVYPEKPELSVLDASLLLVGITDTSVFLNNHPKLKSLDAKIDGLEVDRFLKKNKLLPKVNLQYNFLSPDANRLDGFNTANYKAFVDVSFPIFLRKERGDLNLAKLKVQDAEFERTATSLAIKNKLDATEAEITSLLEQNNLITEIVVDYEALVKAEERKFFLGESSLFLINSREQKLIDARLKANTLSVKELTAKAKLYNAAGL, encoded by the coding sequence ATGAGGTTACTTATAAAATATACAGTACTTGTGTTGTGTTACGCTTTCGCGAAAGCGGGACTAGCTCAAACACCTGTACTTTCTCCACAAAGTATTTCTTTTGAGGAATACTTAGGGTATGTAAAGCAACATCATCCATTAATCAAGCAAGCCGAATTAGTGTTAAGCACAGGAGAAGCAAATCTACTTAAAGCAAGAGGAGGTTTTGATCCAAAAATTGAGGTAGACTATGATCGTAAGAAGTTTAAAGATACCGAATATTTTGATCAGCTTAACGCTACTTTTAAAATCCCTACTTGGTATGGAATTGAGCTAAAAGGAAGTTTTGAAGAAAACACAGGTGAGTTTCTCAATCCTAATCTTACAGTTCCCGAAGATGGATTGTATAGTGCTGGGGTTTCATTTGCGCTAGCACAAGGCCTACTTATTAATGAACGTATGGCTACCTTAAAGAAAGCACGCTTTTTTGAACAGCAAACCATTGCAGATCGTGACTTACTCGTAAACAACTTAATTTATGAAGCGAGCTTGGCTTATTTTGACTGGGTAGAAACAGAAAATGAAAAAGATATTTACGATACTTTTTTAAAGAATGCCACCACCAGACTAGACGCCGTAACAAGAAGCGTAGCAGAAGGTGACAAAGCGGCTATAGACATTACAGAAGCAAGAATAACGGCTCAAACAAGACGTCTTGACCTAGAAGCTGCCTCGCTTAAGGCTCAAAAGGCACGCCTAATTGCGAGTAATTTTTTATGGATAGATGGTATTCCATTAGAAATACAAGAGACTGTGTACCCAGAAAAGCCAGAACTTTCAGTGCTAGACGCTTCGCTATTATTAGTAGGAATCACAGATACTTCGGTATTTTTAAATAATCACCCTAAGCTTAAAAGTCTAGATGCAAAAATTGATGGTCTAGAAGTAGACCGCTTTTTAAAGAAAAATAAGTTGCTTCCTAAGGTAAACTTGCAATATAATTTTCTATCACCGGATGCAAATCGATTAGATGGTTTTAACACGGCAAATTACAAGGCTTTTGTAGATGTGAGCTTTCCTATTTTCTTACGTAAGGAACGCGGAGATTTAAATCTTGCTAAACTAAAAGTTCAAGACGCCGAGTTTGAACGTACAGCCACTTCTCTTGCCATTAAAAATAAGCTTGACGCCACAGAGGCAGAGATCACTTCGCTTTTAGAACAAAACAACCTCATTACTGAGATTGTGGTAGATTATGAAGCCCTTGTAAAAGCAGAGGAGCGTAAATTTTTTCTAGGAGAAAGTTCACTATTCCTCATTAACTCCCGAGAGCAAAAGTTAATAGACGCAAGACTTAAAGCAAATACACTTTCTGTAAAGGAACTTACTGCAAAGGCAAAGTTGTATAACGCAGCTGGCCTGTAA